From one Butyricimonas faecihominis genomic stretch:
- a CDS encoding alpha/beta fold hydrolase yields the protein MKLFFRTIGEGVPLIILHGLWGASENWLPIAHLLEDKFQVILPDIRNHGQSPHDEAMNYEVMSNDVIELVEDLKLPVPPHIVGHSMGGKIVMALLLKRPELVNRAVVVDIAPVSYSQRDGGSHNRIIDFMANFDLSQLHSREEVKEAIQQHFRTERSQQLFLKNIKKTASGFEWKINHRVISKHFDEISGCPSSLPNSTYDKEILFIKGEQSNLITGRECLQKEFPAARLVELPQCGHWIHSEQPEKLAQAIKNFLIE from the coding sequence ATGAAATTATTCTTTCGTACCATTGGGGAGGGGGTTCCTCTAATTATACTTCACGGTCTATGGGGTGCATCTGAAAATTGGCTTCCCATTGCCCATTTACTAGAAGATAAATTCCAAGTCATTTTACCTGATATCCGTAATCACGGTCAATCCCCCCATGACGAGGCCATGAATTACGAGGTAATGAGTAATGATGTTATTGAACTCGTTGAAGACTTAAAACTCCCCGTACCTCCCCATATCGTGGGGCACTCGATGGGAGGGAAGATCGTGATGGCCTTATTACTGAAAAGACCAGAACTTGTGAATCGAGCCGTGGTCGTGGATATTGCCCCCGTATCCTATTCCCAACGGGACGGGGGAAGTCATAACCGGATTATTGATTTTATGGCGAATTTTGACCTTTCCCAATTACATAGTCGAGAAGAAGTCAAGGAAGCCATTCAACAACATTTCAGAACGGAACGCTCTCAACAATTATTTTTAAAGAACATCAAAAAGACAGCCTCCGGTTTCGAATGGAAAATCAACCACCGGGTAATCAGCAAGCATTTCGACGAGATTAGCGGTTGCCCGTCTTCACTGCCTAACAGCACGTACGACAAAGAAATTCTGTTTATTAAGGGGGAACAATCCAACTTAATCACAGGGAGGGAATGCCTGCAAAAAGAATTTCCGGCTGCCCGCCTCGTCGAACTCCCACAATGTGGTCATTGGATTCATAGCGAACAGCCGGAAAAACTGGCTCAAGCAATTAAAAATTTCCTTATAGAATAA
- a CDS encoding succinate dehydrogenase/fumarate reductase iron-sulfur subunit, which yields MADKILKELTLKIWRQKDAKSKGGFETYKIHDISTGSSFLEMLDILNEQLVSENKEPVAFDHDCREGICGTCSLFIDGRAHGPDDDVTTCQLHMRRFEDGATITIEPWRCGAFPVIKDLIVDRGAYEKILQAGGYVSVNTGGVPDGNAIPIAKPAADEAMDAAACIGCGACAATCKNSSAMLFVAAKVSQLALLPQGKIEAARRAKAMVAKMDELGFGNCTNTGACESECPKSISIEHIARLNREFLKAKLKD from the coding sequence ATGGCAGATAAAATATTAAAAGAACTAACCCTAAAGATCTGGCGTCAAAAAGATGCAAAATCAAAAGGTGGGTTTGAAACTTACAAGATTCATGATATTTCAACCGGTAGCTCATTCCTTGAAATGCTTGACATTCTGAATGAACAACTGGTTAGCGAGAACAAAGAACCGGTGGCTTTCGATCACGACTGTCGCGAGGGGATCTGTGGAACCTGTAGTTTATTCATCGATGGACGTGCCCACGGACCGGATGATGACGTGACCACTTGTCAATTACATATGCGTCGTTTCGAGGATGGCGCAACCATCACCATCGAACCGTGGCGTTGCGGGGCTTTCCCGGTAATTAAAGACTTGATCGTGGACCGTGGTGCTTACGAGAAGATCCTTCAAGCTGGTGGTTACGTTTCAGTAAATACCGGTGGTGTTCCTGACGGAAATGCAATTCCAATCGCGAAACCGGCTGCCGACGAGGCTATGGACGCTGCCGCTTGTATCGGTTGTGGGGCTTGTGCCGCTACTTGTAAGAACTCTTCAGCAATGCTTTTCGTGGCTGCTAAAGTTTCTCAGTTGGCACTTCTTCCGCAAGGAAAGATCGAGGCTGCCCGCCGTGCAAAAGCTATGGTGGCTAAAATGGACGAACTCGGATTCGGTAACTGTACCAATACGGGAGCCTGTGAATCTGAATGTCCGAAGAGCATCTCTATCGAACACATCGCTCGTTTGAACAGAGAGTTCTTGAAAGCTAAATTGAAAGACTAA
- a CDS encoding fumarate reductase/succinate dehydrogenase flavoprotein subunit — protein sequence MTELNAKIPAGPLAQKWSNHKAHINVVSPANKRKLDVIIVGTGLAGGSAAASLAELGYNVTTFCYQDSPRRAHSIAAQGGINAAKNYTNDNDSVYRLFYETIKGGDYRAREANVYRLAEVSNAIIDQCVAQGVPFARDYGGLLDNRSFGGALVSRTFYARGQTGQQLLLGCYGAMNRQIEKGKIKSYTRHEVLDIVIVDGKARGVIARNLVTGKIERFGAHAVVLATGGYGNVFFLSTNAMGCNGSAAWQAYKRGAMFGNPCFVQIHPTCIPVHGDQQSKLTLMSESLRNDGRVWVPKKLEDAKKLQAGTLHPNDIPDEDRDFYLERRYPAFGNLVPRDVASRAAKERCDAGFGVNNTGKAVFLDFKYAIDRLGRHVIEERYGNLFQMYEKITAVDPYNNPMMIYPAIHYSMGGLWVDYNLMTTIPGLYAIGECNFSDHGANRLGASALMQGLADGYFVLPYTIGDYLAHDIQTPKIKTNTPEFDAAEKNVTDHLRRLYDIKGTKSPDHFHKMLGHIMWDYIGMAREAEGLKKAIKLIAELKEEFYKDLRVTGEFTAMNNELEKAGRVADFIDIAHLMALDALNRNESCGGHFRLESVTEEGEAKRDDEHYQYVSVWEYKGDNKEPELHKEALVFENIQVAQRSYK from the coding sequence ATGACAGAATTAAACGCTAAAATACCAGCAGGCCCGCTAGCCCAGAAATGGTCGAATCACAAAGCCCATATCAATGTTGTGAGTCCTGCTAATAAAAGAAAACTTGATGTTATCATCGTAGGTACCGGACTTGCCGGTGGATCGGCTGCTGCTAGTCTTGCTGAACTAGGATACAATGTAACCACATTCTGCTATCAAGACTCTCCCCGTCGCGCTCACTCTATCGCTGCACAAGGAGGTATCAATGCTGCTAAGAACTACACGAACGATAATGACTCTGTATACAGGCTATTTTATGAAACTATTAAAGGTGGTGACTACCGTGCTCGTGAGGCTAACGTGTATCGTTTGGCAGAGGTAAGTAACGCCATCATCGACCAGTGTGTCGCTCAAGGTGTACCGTTTGCTCGTGATTACGGCGGTCTTTTGGACAACCGTTCTTTCGGTGGAGCATTGGTAAGCCGTACGTTCTATGCTCGCGGTCAGACCGGACAACAGTTGTTGTTAGGATGCTACGGAGCTATGAACCGTCAAATTGAAAAAGGTAAAATCAAATCATACACCCGCCACGAAGTATTAGACATCGTTATCGTGGACGGAAAAGCAAGAGGTGTTATTGCCCGTAACCTAGTTACCGGAAAGATCGAACGTTTCGGGGCTCATGCCGTGGTACTGGCCACCGGAGGGTACGGTAACGTGTTCTTCTTGTCAACCAACGCCATGGGATGTAACGGTAGTGCCGCTTGGCAAGCTTACAAACGCGGTGCCATGTTCGGAAATCCTTGTTTCGTACAGATCCACCCGACTTGTATCCCGGTACACGGAGACCAACAAAGTAAATTGACTTTGATGTCCGAGTCATTACGTAATGACGGACGTGTTTGGGTTCCGAAAAAATTGGAAGATGCCAAGAAATTACAGGCAGGTACGTTACACCCGAACGATATTCCGGACGAAGACCGTGACTTCTACTTGGAGCGTCGTTACCCGGCATTCGGAAACTTGGTTCCGCGTGACGTGGCATCCCGCGCTGCTAAAGAAAGATGCGACGCCGGATTCGGAGTAAACAACACCGGTAAAGCCGTATTCTTGGATTTCAAATACGCTATCGACCGTTTGGGAAGACACGTGATTGAAGAACGTTACGGAAACTTGTTCCAGATGTACGAAAAGATCACGGCTGTTGACCCGTACAACAACCCGATGATGATTTACCCCGCAATCCACTACTCTATGGGAGGTCTTTGGGTTGACTACAACTTGATGACTACCATCCCGGGATTGTACGCTATCGGAGAATGTAACTTCTCTGACCACGGTGCCAACCGTTTGGGGGCATCAGCCTTGATGCAAGGTTTGGCTGACGGATATTTCGTTCTGCCGTACACGATTGGAGATTATCTCGCACACGATATTCAAACCCCGAAAATCAAAACAAACACGCCGGAGTTCGACGCTGCTGAAAAGAACGTTACCGACCACTTGCGTAGATTGTATGACATCAAGGGTACGAAATCACCGGATCACTTCCACAAAATGTTGGGACACATCATGTGGGATTACATCGGAATGGCTCGCGAGGCTGAGGGCTTGAAAAAAGCAATCAAATTAATTGCCGAGTTGAAAGAAGAATTTTACAAGGATTTGCGCGTAACCGGAGAGTTTACCGCCATGAACAACGAGCTTGAAAAAGCCGGTCGTGTGGCAGACTTCATCGACATCGCACACCTGATGGCATTGGATGCCTTGAATCGTAACGAATCTTGCGGAGGTCACTTCCGTCTGGAATCAGTTACTGAAGAAGGTGAGGCAAAACGTGATGACGAACACTACCAGTATGTTTCCGTTTGGGAATACAAGGGAGACAACAAAGAGCCTGAATTACACAAGGAGGCCCTTGTATTTGAAAACATTCAGGTAGCTCAACGTTCTTATAAATAA
- a CDS encoding succinate dehydrogenase cytochrome b subunit — MSNFLTSSIGKKVILSLSGLFLIAFLCVHLALNLLLIVDNSGELFNIGAHFMATNPIIKIVEPILAIGFIIHIILASILTLQNRGARPIKYDLRRQSGNCTWSSRNMYILGGLVLIFLFVHLWNFWWKIKFAGDPLLTEINVDGTTMENTYALVSGLFKSSIIYCFLYILGGIFLGLHLTHGFWSAFQSIGFCNQIWRKRLECLAKIFAFIIAAGFSIIPLYFMLGLAN, encoded by the coding sequence ATGAGTAATTTCTTAACATCGTCGATCGGGAAAAAGGTCATACTGAGTTTATCAGGCCTTTTTCTTATTGCGTTTTTGTGCGTCCACTTAGCACTAAATCTACTTTTGATTGTAGATAATAGTGGAGAGTTATTTAACATCGGGGCCCATTTCATGGCTACGAATCCTATCATTAAAATCGTAGAACCGATTCTTGCCATAGGATTTATTATCCATATCATCTTGGCTTCTATCCTGACTCTTCAAAACAGGGGCGCACGTCCTATCAAGTACGATCTTCGCAGACAATCAGGAAATTGTACATGGTCATCCAGAAACATGTACATCTTGGGTGGTTTGGTTTTGATCTTCTTGTTTGTTCACCTTTGGAACTTTTGGTGGAAAATCAAGTTTGCCGGAGATCCTCTCTTAACCGAGATCAACGTGGACGGTACTACCATGGAAAACACCTATGCTTTGGTTTCCGGACTATTTAAATCAAGTATCATCTACTGTTTCCTTTACATTTTGGGAGGTATTTTCTTAGGATTACACTTGACCCACGGTTTCTGGTCAGCTTTCCAATCTATCGGTTTCTGTAACCAAATTTGGAGAAAAAGACTGGAATGTTTGGCTAAAATCTTCGCTTTCATCATTGCTGCAGGCTTTAGCATCATTCCGCTTTATTTCATGCTTGGACTGGCAAACTAA